Below is a window of Xylocopa sonorina isolate GNS202 chromosome 14, iyXylSono1_principal, whole genome shotgun sequence DNA.
CGTTCGCGAACGTAACATTTCAATGCGGCAGCTGCCCGCCGTAATTGGTATCCTCGAGGACCCGCATCTTCAAAGTGTCGACGCGTATTCTGCATTGGGAATAAGAAGCTAATAAATAAaaacagaagaagaagaggaagagaggAGAAACAAAGGGAGAAACGTGGGCACGCGTCCAATTAAGGCTCCGCGAAAAATCCCCAAAGCTGGCTCTCGCTCGCGCGCGTCGCTTTCAGTTCGATCGCGAATTGTTCCGCTCGAGCCAGCGGAAGAGCAAAAACGATCGATGCGAACATTACGAAAATAATTGGGACGATCCAGCGCGCTTAACCGCGGTTTTTGCGCCACTGCTGCATTAAATTGTGCACGTTCAAGCGTTTTTCCACGTTCGAGAGGGTTCTGGGCTCTGCGAGGGACGTCATCGATCGTCGAAGCGACTCTGACGCTGTTCAAAAATATTCTGAGACGCACAGAGTCGGTCAGAGGGTTTGTGAACGTAGAACAATGTGTAATTGTTCGTTTGCACGTTGATTTTCGTTCGTACGAGCGTGTCTATCGCTTGAACGACGCACGACATCGCTTTCCCCAGCCTTGAAAACCCTTTTTCTGCTCCACGAGTAAATTTCGAGCGAGATCCACCTGCCGTTTTGTTTCCAACCGGATTTCTTGCGTCTCCGTACTCGCTGTTCCATCTCTTTCTTGCCTCGATTATGAATCCCTTCTGTCTTTCGCCACGGTTTTGATATCCGCTTGCGACGATCGCAATTTCTGCAGCCAAAATAGATttgcaaacatagaaatgtaacttGGAGTGACTCgactaatttctttttttttttaacgacgcGAGAGGCAGTTGCAACCATCCATCGTGCAGTCTCCACGTAAAATCGTGCAGAGAATCATATTTGCATAAACAAACAGTATAAAACAGCCGATCGAGAAAACGAACCCATCGTCCATGTTTGGAGAACCGCAATTTCCACGAACTCGCCTCTCGCACTTAAAACGAtcgttaattataattaaaaccTACTGAACGCGCTCGTGTGCTTCATAACCGATTAAAAATCAATTTTTCCGTTGAAACAGTCTCCGAGGGAGGCGAAAGGGACTCAGTTAACAGAATACAATCGCGTCATCCTCTCTTGGGAGCTTGATAAAGCCAGATAAGAAGAGATTGCAGCGCGAAATTTAAGAATGTAAAGAAGAGAGagtggcaaaaaaaaaaagagaaagatggAGGAGAGGCGCTAAAAAGGTTGATAATCTTGGCGAGTAATAACGAAGAACAAACCCTCGAAAGGGAGGGCTGCGCCAAGAAGGGACGGATAAGTGCGAATCGAGTTAAGTGAAAGGGAGCAACGAAAGTAGGAAAGGAacgagaagaggaagaggagacaAGGAGATTTCGAAGATAACGCCGGTATAGTGCATCTCCTTGAGGCTCTGACGCCGGTACCTCGTTAATTACACCTCGAACGATCGTAATTATCCCCTGGCGGATAATGAGCCGATTACCAAAGATGGCAGTCGAACTGGGGAAGAAGAAGAGGGGAAAAAAGGAACGACGACCTTTGCGTCGCCGCTATCACTCCGTCATCCTTGGCCAGAGGTGAAAAAAAGGACCCTCGCACTTTTGTTTCAACGTTTTACGGTCTATTTGCGCGCGAGATTTGTCAGAAAGCACATTTTCTCGCGCAATTTGTCCGCTTGACGCTTAAAACAATCCACGTGGATGCTGTTCGTCTTGTCTGGCGAGATAGAATCAATTATTCAATCGCCTCGTACCAGTTTCCATTAATTCATTATCCTCTGAAACCTCTGTCGAAATAAAATCGAACGCTTGGCACTCGTCGTCGAACAGACGCGCATAGTCGCGGAGCAATTTGTCCGACTTAAACACGCGCCATTAAAAATAATCGCGTTTTATTATCGCCAGGAACGCTTGCACGTCGAATGAGAGGTGTATCGACAAAGAAAAGAGTTATTTAAACGTTTTATTATCCCTGGCGAGAAGATCCATAAGTCGCTTGGAAAGAGAGGCGCAGCGGCGAGGTCATGGGTCGCGAGGCGCAACAGTTGGGCTGATGTACGCGTGTCCTTGTCCACGAGGCCTTGACATCCGGTACGCGACCTTACAGGGCGCGTATGGTCGTTTCGAAACAAAAATCCTCGCAATTTTATCCTTTTCGATTTCCATTAATCGCTCACTCGCGTAAATTTTCGCGAACGACGATCCATCACGCTCGATCTGCTCGTAAAACGTAAATCTGCGTACAAATATCGACGATATTTGCAGTTAATACACGCACGAATGTTAATCTCTGTTAAGTTATTTCGTTACCAGAGACAAACTAATTTTTACATTAATCGCTCACTCGCGTGGATTTTCGCGAACGACGATCCATCACGCTCGATCTGCTCGTAAAACGTAAATCTGCGTGCAAATATCGACGATATTTGCAGTTAATACACGCACGAATGTTAATCTCTGTTAAGTTATTTCGTTACCAGAGACAAACTAATTTTTACATTAATCGCTCACTCGCGTGGATTTTCGCGAACGACGATCCATCACGCTCGATCTGCTCGTAAAACGTAAATCTGCGTGCAAATATCGACGATATTTATGGTTAATACACGCACGAATGTTAAGTTATTTCGTTACCAGAGACAAATTAATTTTTAGCAACGATTCGAGCTGTAATTTAGCAGCAATGGCTGCAGCCTTTGCTTGGCCCGCGCGGTACCAAAATGGTCGACGGCTGCCCTTCAATCTCAGCGCCTGCAATTAAACTTATCTGAGTGTTATCttagaatatttaattttcgGTGCGCTGGTCAAAGGACCGCGCGTTTGACGATTTAGATAACGCTTTCGAAAGGAACCACGAGGACTTGCATCGCAGGATTTCTCTCGAAGGATCAGGGAAGTCGTAAAACGAAACAAACAGCCTTCGCGCGGAACTCGACAAATCCTGAACGCTCGAGATCGATCGAGGGTGGGTACAGCCGTTCAACCGTCGATCACTTTATCTGATCGAGGATTTCTGATAGTTTTTCTTCGTTAAACTTTGGCGATAAATTAGCTAGTCGCCAGAAACGGTTATTAATGGTAATACGCGAGATATAATTGCGAGGATAAATAAACGTGGCTCTCGATCGCGTTCAATGAGAATAATGGACGATTATTTTGTGGAGTGAAGCCTTTGTTGGTTAATTATCCTCTTTGGGTATCCTTTTCGTTTCTTGTTACATCTGCTGTGAAGAGGAACGCGGATAAAAATTGAGGTTTCGTTGTACGAGTAATTACCAGCTGTTCTGCTGTAACATATGAACTTTCGTGTGCCAACAAAGTAGCTAAATAATTTTATAGAACCTCCAATAATTTAACAAACCTTACactatatttaaataatttttattatagCAAACAGTAAATTTCGAAATAGTTACTTTATTTCAAATAACAAATATATTTGGTAATAACGATGCTGTTGTTCATCGATTTAACGCGTGTGCTGTCCATCTTCAATCTTGGAGAACCGGAAATGGTGGCTCTAGCAAACCTTCTCCagcatttaaataatttttttacgaCAGAAAATTTGGAAATAGTTACTTTGCTTCAAATAACAAATATATTTGGCGATAATAATGTTGGTATTCGTCAATTTAACGCGTGTGCTGTCCATCTTCGATCCTGGAGAACCGGAAACGGTGGTCAGCTCGCAGAGAAACGCCTCGTTTCGGAAATCGCGTGAAGATCGAGGATCGTGCGCCTGGCACAAAGCATTCCGAGCGAAATACCGCACCCCTGGACAGATCCGGGCCGATAGTAACGTGTGCCGTCCTTCGTAGCCACAGTCTTTGTTCGTCCACGTGAAAAATGACTCTGCGAATgatccgcctcgcagttacatGAAGGACAGGGTTGCATCCGCCGCTGGCGCGATAAATCTCGAGCTTGTGCGCGCAAGAAACTGACCGACAAGAAGCCACGGATCTTCTCGAGCCGAAAACTGGTATCAAAAGCGTTCTCCATTCTTCCTCGAGCGTCCTCTGCTGACTGAACCGCTCGCGAGAAAtcgaattaagataatttcgcgcGCGGCTTCTTCGCAAGTCGATGAGACAGTGGCTTCGACCAACGTGAAGGAAACTTCTGTCGATCGATAAATCTTCCAGCGACGGATCTCGCGCGATCATTGCTCGatggacgacgcgccattgtagGCGATTTTCTGCAGACGTTTGCGAAGATCGAAAATAAATTCAGGACGATCGAGCTGagaaaaaaattagaataaaacgTTATTGTCTCTCGAATCGAAACGGAGTTGTGTTGGCGAATGCAACGAACGATTGCGTAAGTTTGCAGCGGTGGTCGTAAAAGTAAACGCGCTGATTAATAAGCGTCGTTACCGTTGCGCAAAGCAGCTTTAAATGAGACGTTAATTAACGGAATAAAGTAATCAGAGAAGCGTAGACAGGATTTAATGAAGAATTCATTATTGAAAGACATAGGCTGGCTGATTTATGACGCGCTCATGGAAATGTAACATCGGGACAGGCTGCGCTTGTATGGCAGTGCCTGTCGCAATTATGACGTTACGTAACCAAATTATACTGCTTGTTCAAAAACGTAATAATCCGTGGacgaaaaaaaaggaacaaaaaaTTCTCGAGCTTTTTGCAACGTCCCTTGGCTCTTACATAATTATCACTGCGTGTTATTGCTTCAATGaagttaataatattaatagcaattACGTGAGACGCGTCTCTTCGTTAAAGAATCACCAAATAATCTTTATTAGATTCTTTTGAGAACAGATCagaattattttctaacgctacGCGAAACAGAgcgcgtctacgatttaaaaacACTTCAGCACTGTTGGTAATCAAAACGTTAGTCGTTTTATAGTAATTCTGAGATCTATCGACGCAATGTTTCGACGCCAAATGATTTCTACGATTCTTCTGAGAAAATTAGAAATATTTTCTAAGGCAGTGCGTTCAGTCCTTTGAAatcaaaattattttttaacgcTATGCGAAACAGAgcgcgtctacgatttaaaaacACTTCAGCACTGTTGATAATCGAAACGTTACTCGTTTTATAATAATTCAGAGATTTGTCGACGTGATCTTTCGACGCCAAATAATCTCTACGATTTTTCTCAGAAAATTagaattattttctaacgctacGCGTTTATAATTCAGAGATCAATCGACGCAATCTTTCGACTGAGAAACCCTTCAgcatcgtcaataatcgaaacgTTACACGTTTCAGCAACCAGTTAGCAGAATTCTTCGTCATCGAAGTCCTCGAGGCGACTCTGGTCCCGCGTAATTCCAGGAAAACAGGGTGGTCAGCGATAATCTCAGCAAGGTCGGGCACGCGGCATGGAAAACGACAACCCCGTTGTCGGAACGACGTGTCCAGGATCATTAATCAACGTAGCGCTCCGCTAGCCGCGATGAAGCCGTAAAATGTTGGTCGTTTTGCGCTTAAACGAGCTTCTGCATCGTAGTGGAGTCCTGCGCCTCGCGTTCGCCAAGTAATCGCAACGTGGCACGCGTGGCGACGCCAGCCACGAGAGGACACGACGACACGTCTCCTCGAGGACGCTTCTCGCTCTCCTCGTTTTTTCATCTCCACCCAGAGACGCGTCGATATCAATCTCTGACTGCGTAAATCGCAATGTTGCGAAATCCACCCATCTCGAACATTAAAGGACCCTTTTCGAAGAGGGTTGAACGTTGCTTAAATGAATTCCGCGTGACGCACCGATAAATTATCAACGCGAGTGCGTGGCAGCCGCACAAACCATTTACTCGCGATGATAAATCGCGCCCAGCCAGCCGCAATAAGCCAGATTCACACCTTGTCCATTATCCGAGCTGCGAAAAATCATGGCTCGTGTAAATCCGTGTGACACAGCGTATACTTTATGGGCTAATTAAAGTCCCCTCGGATGGCTCGATACCTCGGATATTACACCTGCGAGTAATGCTCTCTCGCGTgcggcggtgaggaggctggaAAAATCAGCAGCCGTGTTGTTAACGCGAATTTATCTCCGCGATTTATATCGCGCGAAGGTGAACCTGTTGGAACAATGTGCACGCGTAGCGCAAAATCCGCGAGGAGACGCGCGCTGTTCCTTCTTCGTTCATCGTCTCCGCGGCCTggaacgataaattcattcatgcCAGCAGCCGTTTCTGTCGTACGACGCCTCGACACCAGCCCATGCCTCGCGAATTGTTACGTCGATCGAGATAATCGCGATCGTTGCTGTCGTACGCTTGTAACATTGTGCTGGAGCCTCGCTGTTGGGGTCCTCTTTACTCTGCTGCTTGTTAAAATCAATTTTTCCAACTTCAACATTTTCTAAAAAAAAGATAGATCCAGTTTGTGGTTAATTAATGATGTGACAGCATCAGATCTGGCATTCTTTGAATTTGTGGAAATCAGCAGCACATCTGAAAATGTCGCAACGAGGAAAAATGTACTGAGTTGGGTTCCTCTTGATTCTGCTGCTCGTTAAAATCAATTTTTCCAACTTCAAAATTTTCTAAAAAATAGATCGACGATGTTTGTGGTTAATTAATAATGAAACAGCATCGATCTGGCATTCTTTAAATTTGTGGAAATTAGCAGCACATCTCAAAGTGTTGAAACGAGGAAAAATGTGCTGAAGAATTCGCTAGTAACGCTTGGAATCCGCGTGTAACCTGCAATGGCATGTGTTTGGGTACGTAGTCGATATCCAGTACCTGTTCAACGTTCCAAGGGCTCATTCACGCTCGCAGTGCGCCATATGCTTGGTCGATTAGGTTATGGGTAGCTGCAGCAACCCCACGCGAGCCAAGAAGGTGTACGCGCGCGTGAATTCCCACCCTCGAGCGTTGGCCCCTTCTGGCCACCCCTCGAGCGGTACCTGCGTTGTTGCACGACATATGCCAGCCGGCTACGGAATGCCAGCACGTGGAAATCGATATTCCAGGGACCTGTTTACTCGATTCTCTCCCTTTCGTGCGTTTCGCGTAACGACAGAGTCGTACGAACGGCTGAGCCTTCGAACGAACTCTCAGAGTACTCTTTTAATCGAGCTTCTTCGCTCCATTAATTAGCTGGGTACGTTCTCATCAAGGGGAGCAGAGGGAAGCTGCTTCTCAGCCTCGCTTCGACCACTAAAAGGAACGCTAAGTCACAAGCACGCCCTTTGACAATGGCCACGATGTATCTGGCGTCTGTCAATCTTCCTTGGACTTTTTACGAGTGCaacgatatttaaaaaaaatataaacgtCCATATAACTTAATATTTGTTGCTGTGAAAAAGAATTGAGACTAGTTGAGTAGGTACACGGCTTATTTCTCGAACCAGAGAGTTTTTAATCTCTATGATCAGTCGTAACAACGATCCTCCGGTTCCTAGATCAAAGCTCGAGGCGAAGGTGGTCGAAATCGCGGCTAAAACGACCACGAGGCAACGTAATGCAAGGGTTAAAGGAGAAAATTGAAGTTGCCTGGCCCGTCGCATCGCTCATCCCGCCACTTGGACTGGTAATTAATTTCACGATAATTAGCGGCGATGTGGCGAGGCTAGACTGGCCGTCGTGGTCCAGGAATATAATTACAGAATAAATTCTCGAGTCAAACAGTCAAGGCGATGTCCAACGTTCTGGAAAATATCCTTTTCCTCTCCCTTTCAGCCTGCCATATTTCTTCCACCCCCTCCCTCTCGACTCTGCTCGAATCACGCGAGATAAAAGAGCGCAGAATTGAAACTGTCTCCTTATTTGGCGATCGCTGGCAATTAAACGGGACTGTAATTACTCGCGCGTGTTACTTGCGTAATATAAACGAGCGTGCACGCGTAAATCACCCTCTGGCTGGCAACAATGTTCGAGGAGGGTTGCTGGTCGCGCGAGGAGGACGATAGAAAAGCGAGAGAATTAAACTGAGGCTGTTAGCCGTAATTTAAAATCGTGTCGTTCGATATTGAAGGTTGTAAGAATGGAGAAAAAAAATTGTGAACGAACAAAGCGGTCGAAAATTGTAATACTCGACTCGCAGCTGCTGCAAGAGTAACGAGACAGCAAAATAACGAGAGAGTAATTAACTGGATGCGGTCCCAGTTAATGACACCACTCAATATTCGCGGCGACAAAGTTGAGGCGCTCGTATTTATGTCCTCGAGAGGAACAAAAATTAATAGTTAGCGTAACGGGACCGCGAGTGGCGTTCCTTAAAAAAACAGGTTGCCGCATACATCAGCAGAAGCCTCTACGAACGACAATAATGCCGGTACCTGCAACATTGTGGTCGAGAATTTGTCGACCGGTTAGAGTTCGTGCCAGAGAAAGAATACTGCGGGCAGAGTCGTAAATCTTCGCGCTGGCTCCTCGCTGTTAGGATCCTTAAAGAAGGAATCGAGCTCTCCTGGAGGAAGGACTCCTCCTAAGCGCACAGGACGAACTACCTGCTGGTAATTGACCCCAGCGATCTACGCTTTAAAATAACACTCTGTTCTACTTTTCACACTTGGAAGGTTGGCGAGCAACCGTATCCTTTGCCTCATCAATTCTCTAACCCGCTCTTGGTGTGTATCGACTCATCAAACTTATTTACTGCAAAGGATAATTAAGATTTCAATAAGATTAGCTGGTCTCTACTTGGAGTGTACTGGATTTTTTGATACAAACGAAGATGGAATACAATCGAGGATGAGTGCGGCATGAAAAATGGCAGCAAAGAGTGTCGAAGGACGCGTCAGTCCCTGGCAGTCGTAAAATTCGTACgaggattctctctctctctccaccttATCGCGTGTTATCGACGTTACACGCGTACCTGGCTACAGCTTAGTTTAAAGCGGCGACGCGTTCGTTTATCTGCTGAAATCCACCGTCAGACGACACATTCGGCCTTTGGATATTTATCACAGCGTCCACGCGCGCAGCTCGCGCAGGAGAGCGTGCAGTGGCCCTCGCAGCGGCCCATACGCGCCGCTTTTTCACCAACGAACGAAGACGAACCGCCTCGGATGAACAGAGACGAAACCACGTGGAAGAGAGAACGTAAAAAAGGAGGGAGACAGAGAGTGCGCCgttaaaggagaaaaaaaacggAGAAAGGAACAGGGCATATACCTGTTCCACGCGTGAGCGCGCGCACACTCGCGCACATCCTCCCCTTTAAGCACGAGACTCGAGCGAGCACACGTGCGCCCCAGTACACGCACGCAGAGCCACGCACGTACGCGCACGCTTCGTATACAGCGGATAAAACCGAGAGCTGAGTCAAAGTGGGGGTAAGGCCCTCTGGATGGGGCACGGCGCGCGCCACGAGGCGAAAGTGGGGGCAACGGCTCACGTCTTCCACCCCCtggcccctccgccgccgcttgTGTGCCCATAACGCTGCTGCCCCCAACTTCCCTGCCTCCACTTGGGCCCACATATCCTCCGTATCCCCTTACTCCACTCACGCGACCAGTACCTTCTTCTTTCCAGCGTAGCTTCTCTTCAACCGCCACCCCCTCCTCCGGTTTCTCTTCTCGCCTCGTCCTCGTCTGGTGCCTCGGACGAGAGCAAGATCAGCGAgatcctctctctctcgaccAGCTCACTCGGTCTCTGGACCAGCTTTTCTTTCTCCCGGTAACTGTCCAAATTTCGATCCCTGAGACACTGCCAGGCGCGTGGGGATGCGGACCCTTCTTGCGCGCGAGGACAGTGTCTCTCACCGCGAGTCTCCATTGAGGAGCGTCGCGAGGAACTCGCGCAGAGGGTGGCGATCGAGCTTCGTGGAACGGGATGAATGAACGCGATCGTGACGCGGGTTCTTCGTGTCCTCGATTTCGTGGAACCTCGTCTGTTGGCTCGACTTTCGCGACAATTAGTTGGGCGATCGGATGAATTTCTTGCGTGCGATAATTTTAAACGCGATTCTGCGGACGAGTTGTACGAAGTGGCGTCGATGGCGGTTCGTTCATGCGTTTCGATTCACCCTTTCCTTTCATCCGGTCGCTGCTATTCCTCGATACGGAAATTTGCTTTGCGATGCGTGGAATATCGAGCACGAGCCGTTTGCGCGACTTCCAAGAAAGCTGAACCGCGAGTCGACTTATCGTCCTGATAACGGCACGACTGGTATCATCTTTAAATATCCGAACGAGCAAACAGATTGGAGCGCTCGCAAAAGCGGGAGGGCGATTCACGAAGATGAGAATCTCTTGCGTTGTAGGGCCTTTGGATCGACAGTGGTGGGGACGTGGCAGGGGTATGAGGCGCTGGAAGCCAGTAGGGTGGGAAGGAAGGGGAGAGAGGAGGACGATGGGGGTTTAGGGCCTGAGATCGAGTATGGGACCAAGCGGTGGGGATAGGCGCGTGCCCGCCCTGGCTATATAAGGCCTCGAACCCTTCTTAGTAAGGCATTTCGGGAGCCAGGTCCGTACAGTTAGCATCGAGGGTGCGGTTTACATTTCGAGACTCACGTAACCATCGTCTGGTCGCACAGTGTTCTTCGCAGCAGTAGTCCCTTGTTTTCGTTCCTCGAATCATCCCAGAGAACGCGTCGCGCGTACACTCGATCAAGAGTAGAAGGGGGACCAGTTTAGAGAGGGTTAAAACCGTGGCGGTAGATCGCTCGCGTGCAGAGTCGCACCTCGAGCAGGAGGTACATTGAGGATTCTATTTCTCAAGGCCACCCGGCACGCGCTGCCGCGCACTCCTGCTCTCGTAGTGGGGGCATCGAATCAGTGATATGACCTTAGTGGGATCGAAGGAGGGGAACGTATTGCCCATCATGCTCAGCGTGCAGCAACAGCATCATCACCACAGCCTGCACGGCTCGTCCGCGACCAGTGCGCAAACCCATCGCGGCAATGTGATCGTATCCACCAGCAGCATGCCTGCCAATGACATCAAGATCCAGCAGCACGGTTGTAAACGCTCGAAAATTTACGGCCAGCCGACTGGGCCGTATGGCACGGTCCCGCATCAGCCTGCGTCCGTCGCGAGGCGAAACGCACGCGAACGGAACCGCGTGAAACAGGTGAACAACGGATTCGCCACTCTCAGACAGCACATACCGCAGAGCGTCGCGCAGGCTCTTGGCGGAAGTACAGCTGGCACTCACGGCGGGTCCAGAGCTggtagcaagaaactgtccaaGGTCGAGACGTTGAGGATGGCTGTGGAGTACATCAGGAGTCTGCAGCGTCTTCTGGAGGAGCACGACAGCGGCTCAGACGTGACCAGTGTGTCCTCGCCGACCTCGTCGCCACCCTCGTCCGCTTCCTCAGCTTCTTCGACGTGTAGCTCGAGCAACGGTGTTGGTATCGACTCGAATCATCGAGCCACTGAACTGAGACTTCGTGGCAACGTGAACAACGAGCTGAGACATCATAGTAATTCTGAGTTGCATCGACATCAGCATCTGAGGCAGAATCCAAGCCCCACGTTCGTGCCTGCACCCTGTTCTGAGGCCTCCAGTTCGCCAACGCCGAGTTTCGTGTCTGAGGCGTCGTCAGCTGGCAGTCAAGGGTACGGCACGTCAGGAACGCTGTACGCTGCGCATTCTGATGGTTACGATAATTACGAACCAATGAGCCCAGAGGACGAAGAGCTGTTGGATGTCATTTCTTGGTGGCAGCAAAGTCAATGAGAGAACTGGTGCCTGCGTTGGCTTCGATCTGGTCCCTTTCTCGTCTCGAAGGTACGTGTCGTGTCGCATCcaactctctttctcttttaatATTTTCGATACTTTTCGATTCAGTGAACTCTCGCGCGAGATGCACCAGTTTAATTGCGAAAGATAAAATGCTTCGAGGAAATAAAAAGAAGAGGCGTGGATGGAAAGGTTCGCTGCTTTTCCACGAGAACGACCACGAAAGCGATCAAACGTTCGAGTTATTCAACCGAACGGTGAACGGTTGCGTCACATTCAggatattttcttttttttccccccctctCGAGAAGTTTCTCACCTCCCTCGCCTCTCTCAGACCGTAAATTTCGCCCGTGAGGTAACATCCGCGTTACGGAGGAAGTTCAAAGAAATTTCCGACCAGATTTGTGACCTTGCCCCGTGACAATGGCGCGCGCGACCCCTCGCTGAAACTCCAGCCATTCAAATCGCAGACTCCATTCAGAGGGGCACCGAGTATACATTCGAGAAGCGACGCTTTTGTGCCCGATTTCTTTCACTCTCTACCAACACGCGTGCACACGGCTCGCGTGTACGTGTGCTGGTCCCTCtaccgttttttttttattcttccatCATCCCTCCTCACCCTTCAACCTTCAGAGTCATCGAATTCGTCTGCTCTGGAAGTTTCGCCACCTTTTCTCGAATTCGAAAATTCATATTTTTGTATTAAGATTAGAGGCTTCTTGTGCTGGTCCCTCtaccgttttttcttttttttttttattcttccatCATCCCTCCTCACCCTTCAACCTTCAGAGTCATCGAATTCGTCTGCTCTGAAAGTTTTGCCACCTTTTCTCGAATTCGAAAATTCATATTTTTGTATTAAGATTAGAGGCTTCTTGTGCTGGTCCCTctacgttttttctttttttttttattcttccatCATCCCTCCTCACCCTTCAACCTTCACAGTCATCGAATTCGTGTGCTTTGAACATTTTTGCCAGCTTTTCTCGAATTGAAAGATTCATATTTGTGTTGTATTAATTTAGAGGCTTGTTTGTTTGATTGTTGTCAACGTGTGACTCGTTTAGAAATTATCAGAAAGATTTCAATCTCGTAATTTTCCGTTTCAACCCCAAACGTTGCTTCCCGCGGATTTTTGCCTCCCCTGTCCGCCGTCCCGGTTTATTTTTCGGTTCATTCGCCTCTTCCCTCCTCGTTTCTCAACCgcgtctctctcgctcgctctctccTCGACAAGAGACGATTTCGTCTGCTGCGTTTAACCTGAATGCATCTTTCAGGATATTTCAGTCCCCCTTTGTGGGTTTTTCAACCGGTACGCTAttcttctctctttctgt
It encodes the following:
- the LOC143430470 gene encoding uncharacterized protein LOC143430470; this encodes MTLVGSKEGNVLPIMLSVQQQHHHHSLHGSSATSAQTHRGNVIVSTSSMPANDIKIQQHGCKRSKIYGQPTGPYGTVPHQPASVARRNARERNRVKQVNNGFATLRQHIPQSVAQALGGSTAGTHGGSRAGSKKLSKVETLRMAVEYIRSLQRLLEEHDSGSDVTSVSSPTSSPPSSASSASSTCSSSNGVGIDSNHRATELRLRGNVNNELRHHSNSELHRHQHLRQNPSPTFVPAPCSEASSSPTPSFVSEASSAGSQGYGTSGTLYAAHSDGYDNYEPMSPEDEELLDVISWWQQSQ